A genome region from Glycine max cultivar Williams 82 chromosome 5, Glycine_max_v4.0, whole genome shotgun sequence includes the following:
- the LOC100808107 gene encoding plasmodesmata-located protein 6: MPNANMLLLFLFLLALFSAMTTPSTSAIDTFIFAGCSQPKFTPGSAYENTVNSLLTSLVNSAAFANYNNFTVPASSDAVYGLFQCRGDLTNDQCSRCVSRAVTQLGTLCFASCGGALQVDGCFVKYDNATFIGVEDKTLVTKKCGPSVGLTSDALTRRDAVLAYLQTSDGVYKTFRTSGYGDFQGVAQCTGDLSPSECQDCLSDAIQRLKTECGPTNWADIYLAKCYARYSEGGTRSRGNNNDDSNHNDDEIEKTLAILIGLIAGVALIIVFLSFLSKVCEKHKGGK, encoded by the exons TCCGCGATCGACACCTTCATCTTTGCCGGCTGCTCCCAGCCCAAGTTCACGCCGGGTTCCGCCTACGAAAATACCGTCAACTCGCTCCTCACCTCTCTCGTCAACTCCGCCGCCTTCGCCAACTACAACAACTTCACCGTCCCCGCCTCCTCCGACGCCGTCTACGGCCTCTTCCAGTGCCGCGGCGACCTCACCAACGACCAGTGCTCTCGCTGCGTGTCGCGTGCGGTTACCCAGCTTGGCACCCTCTGCTTCGCCTCCTGTGGCGGCGCGTTGCAGGTCGACGGCTGTTTCGTCAAGTATGACAATGCCACCTTCATCGGAGTCGAGGACAAGACATTGGTCACCAAGAAATGTGGGCCGTCCGTTGGGTTGACCTCCGACGCGTTGACCCGGAGGGACGCTGTGCTGGCGTATTTGCAGACGTCCGATGGGGTTTATAAGACGTTCAGGACGAGCGGGTATGGGGATTTCCAGGGTGTGGCGCAGTGCACCGGGGATTTGAGTCCCAGCGAGTGCCAGGATTGTCTTTCTGATGCCATCCAACGGTTGAAAACCGAGTGCGGGCCCACTAACTGGGCCGATATTTACTTGGCTAAGTGCTACGCGCGCTACTCCGAAGGTGGGACTCGCTCGCGTGGTAATAATAATG atgatagcaatcACAATGATGATGAGATCGAGAAGACACTCGCTATACTAATTGGACTCATTGCGGGGGTTGCTCTAATCATcgttttcctttccttcttgtCCAAGGTCTGCGAAAAGCACAAAG GTGGtaaataa